The genomic segment ACAAAACCCGTCATAAGGGTcgagttttttgtatttaaatgtaaacatcatctgaaagctcaataaataagctttctattaatatgtggtttgataggatagaacaactatttgaaaatctggaatctgagggtgcaaaaaaatctaaatattgagaaaattgtctttaaagttgtccaaatgaagttattagcaatacatTACTAATAAGAAATTCAGTTTCGATATACCTatgagatttacaaaatatcttcatggaacatgatctttacttaatattctaatgatttttggcatgaaagaaaatttgatcattttgacccatacaatgcaattttggctatttctacaaatgtacccatgatacttatgaccggttttgttgtccagggtcataaatgtgtatcaattcatatttatttatatcaacacatacacaaatgtgcacaaataaaacaaacataacatacaaacctttatcaataaaacaaaaataaaaaatcataaacacaagtaataataataataataaaacaaagtaaatctgctggctgctggacttgctgataatcagcaacataaaaagttttacagatcaataaatacaaagtttctaaggaagaggtaatgtgttgaaagaactcctggaatattaaagacagtgtgctgcaaatgggtgcagaggagctttgggtagttgatgtcatacatgtagaaatgtttgaaacacagatccactgcttgtagtaaggtcttctgttccactgcttcaccgttgaaaatgctaaaaacttggGAGGAGTTCTTGGAGTTAGTGCAGCaatgctggtgtcatccggtcgcataaaacttccttcattgactccttcctctgtgataagatgaagcagaagaagaaacattttacagataaactagaaacattttttcataattgttggaaaacctacactactaatcagaagtttttgaacagtaagatttttttaaagttttttaaagaattcttttctactcactaagcctgtatttatttgatccaaaatacagtaaaagcagtaatattgtgaaatatttttactattttaaataactgctttctattttaaaagctttgaaaagactggacaattacattttaaaatatattcaaatagaaagcagttattttaaatgctgtattggATCCCCTGAAatgctggatcaaataaatgtaggcttagagagaagggaattctttaaaaacattaaaaatcttgctgtccaaaaacttttgactggtaatgtatatggatcactaatataaatagtttacttaccttgaaatatttcagttaattggcatgtgtatgtttaatgtatgagattccactgttgtagttttcccttcactgaagaacccaatgtctaaaaataagtataaaccactgatctataatagacaTAGTATAAtagtcattatatatagatcagtggtataaacacatttagtacacatttaaaaaaaaaaaaaacatgcaaatctgtcatagctttatatgagaaatggctgtaagtagaggcgattctaatatatgcataacaatattcaatgtaaataaaccataaaaacaaatttagtgttattacaattagtgctccaaacaactgacgcttgccctgttttgaccagcagtcgtcgccgttgtgtcacgaacgattggaagcagtgaatcattttgcgaagcaattcgtttaattgattcgaaactttgaaaagcttcgtttctcccatcacgtctttcttttgggaaaatgtgattatttttagacttttctaacagagaattaactgaatttgagcgcatctctctgagctgccgcTGAGCTAACGTTACATACTGGACCGAAGCTGAATGGTCCGTGCGGCGCGGTTCAAATCAACACCAATGTctcatttagcattagccatttcccatttaaagttaaatgtgataatcattagtacgaccaaacaaactgtagtcagaaaccgtacgtctagaacccttcatcagctgtaaaataatactaaacctgtAGTAATGGTAGACGGTGATTTCAGTAACATAAGTAACGTTAGTCCTATATACATTtcaccatacattattaactttaggttactgtaatacatctctaaacagttacaactttctgctaagtttaatttactttattactgctagcggcctaactgggacagctaaggtaacgttaacgttaagttattcgtttacaatggagctcattctctgcagtaacgttacaatacactgactaaaggaaactacaacttcgttaaaaaaacaacatacaacaacaacagttcaattttgaagtgcatttcacgttcttcgtataagtataatgttataagagttatCAAAACCCTATTACTCACCTCatactgatgcagcagcagcttcttctgttGTCAGTCACCGTCGtccgttaaaatttgaactgtcgccgcgggaaccaattaaacccaacgctgggttattattaaaaacaacccaacgatgtttaaaaaataacccaacgttttagaaaataacccaacacagtgacccaatatgtgtaacccatctattgggttaaaaaaataacccagctatttttactgtgtatatatatcttataattGGATGGACCCAATTATGTCCCCATGTcctttctttttcactttttaagaaGAGAGTGGACAACAAAATCATCCTCACTGCTTGAAGATTCCATTGTGAGGGAGTTGATCGTCCCTTCATGAAAAAGATGTCTTATTCGCTGTAACTTCTTGCAaaagtttttgagaaaacatttacattttcgcTGATGGTCAGGGCATCTATAAACTAAATGTTTTGTACTTTTTGCATGCAGCTATGACAAGACAACAACAGAGGTCGAGAAACCTTGTTGTGTAGTGTGAGCACCATAGTGTATGAGTTTTAAGAGGCCCTGCGTTCAAGATCAGTGATAATGTAAATGCTCTTTGTTCACCTTCTGtatatagtttattttgtatatagttTATATTCTGTGTATGCAGCTATATGAGTGGGCAAGTCATATAATACCTGAAAAGAGTAAAGCAACAATTTCCTTtgacttttttcatattttacatcTTCTAAGCTGGCTTTCTGCAATAGTGATGCCATATGCATGCATTGATTGCATGATTAAATTGTTAGATTTCTAATCATGATGTTTGGAGTGTTGCTGGTGTTATTCNNNNNNNNNNNNNNNNNNNNNNNNNNNNNNNNNNNNNNNNNNNNNNNNNNNNNNNNNNNNNNNNNNNNNNNNNNNNNNNNNNNNNNNNNNNNNNNNNNNNNNNNNNNNNNNNNNNNNNNNNNNNNNNNNNNNNNNNNNNNNNNNNNNNNNNNNNNNNNNNNNNNNNNNNNNNNNNNNNNNNNNNNNNNNNNNNNNNNNNNNNNNNNNNNNNNNNNNNNNNNNNNNNNNNNNNNNNNNNNNNNNNNNNNNNNNNNNNNNNNNNNNNNNNNNNNNNNNNNNNNNNNNNNNNNNNNNNNNNNNNNNNNNNNNNNNNNNNNNNNNNNNNNNNNNNNNNNNNNNNNNNNNNNNNNNNNNNNNNNNNNNNNNNNNNNNNNNNNNNNNNNNNNNNNNNNNNNNNNNNNNNNNNNNNNNNNNNNNNNNNNNNNNNNNNNNNNNNNNNNNNNNNNNNNNNNNNNNNNNNNNNNNNNNNNNNNNNNNNNNNNNNNNNNNNNNNNNNNNNNacattcttataattcaaatccgttaaaggattgttaggctgcactaattaggtcaaccggaaccgggaacacttcccataacacccgatgtactcggtgcatcgtcagaagaatggcatctacgctaatattagtctgtttctctcttattccgaggtcacattaaccaccagatccagtctgtatccagatcagatggtcactgcagtcccccggatccagtccgaacccagcccagacggtggatcagcacctagagacgacctctacagccctgaatgtcagcggagtccacatcaactagatgagccccagagacggattgtgagtgtttaatgttgcctttggcattgttgatgtattttcctatttaatgacagccgccttgtcacaattctgtattgttaaaggcggtatataaataaaggtgacttgacttgacttgacgttCAGCATAATAGTATTACATCATTGCATTATCTGAAATCTCTCAAGAGATGAATCAGAAGATATATTTGGATTCAGTGATGCAAATATACAATAATCTCTGCAATATAAGAGAATAAGGATGAGCAGACAGTGTTTAGACGGTCACTGTCACTGTTTGCTCTGGATCTGAAGCTTTATGTATATAGGTCTGTGATTGAAATATTATGCAAAAActttacataaatgtataatttcagcatttgaaaacagttgttacCGGAGTAAGATGACAATTTTGTCTTCATGGTAATTTCTATTTTCAGCTTGTTCAAAACATCAAACACAAAGCTGCCATGagttctttaaatgcaagtttTGTCCAGAATATGTCTATTGTTCGtcctgaatatttttttatcattggaCTTTCAGGTATACCGTACAGTAgctattactatatttttttatttatcgcATATTTGATTGCTGTAATTGGGAACTCTACAGTCCTTCTCATTATAGCTCTTCAACAAAGTCTGCACAGTCCAAAGTACATTGGTGTGTTTAACTTGGCCTTGGCTGACCTTGGTGAAACTAATGCAGTGATTCCTAACATGatgaagacttttttttctgactcACAGTACATATCCTACAATGCTTGCTtggcaaacatgttttttgtgaATTGCTTTATTACTGTGCAAAGTGCCACTCTTGTTGTTCTGGCATTTGATCGCTTCATTGCAATTTGCTTCCCATTAAGATATCATGCAATATTGAATAATACTGTCATGTCTTTAGCATTTATAGTATTATGGGCATTTAACACTTCTCTGGTGGCTCTGTCAGTGTATTTGATGACCAGACTTTCATTCTGTAAATCTAATGTGGTACAAAGTTTTTATTGTGATTATGGACCACTGTTGAGGTTGGCATGCAACGACAGCAGTATTAATGTGTTTATAACAAACCTCATCGTAGCTATGTTTCTTATAGCACCATTGTTCATTATATTCCTGTCTTATCTGGGAATTTTTTTTGCCTTAAGTAAAATTACAACTTGGGAAGCACGTTTAAAAGCATTGAAGACCTGTGTTTCTCACCTTTTGTTGGTTGGAGTATTTTTTATTCCtgtaatatgcattttcattgcTTCATCAGTTAGTTCTCTCACTCCGAATACCAGAGTCATCAGCACATCTCTTTCCTTTACTCTTCCACCAATGTTAAATCCcatcatttatgttttaaacacaGCTGAAATCAGAGTCTTAATTCgaaaactgctgaaaaacagAACCATGCCaattagaaaaaacatttcaaaatgaatgtaatgattgtttgtttgttcacacCTAtacgaaaaaataaatatatattttttcatgaatGTTTTTAGATTCATTATGTGGAAAATAAAACTGTAGCAGAAAATAGTTAAATTCACTCTTCTACACTCCTAACATGTAGAGTGGGTgttacgtttatttatttatgaataaatccatctgattttttaaagtgtgtgtatgtagtgtgttcttaaaacaaaaagtagactgaaaatTATATAAGGCATTTGACTGAATTTT from the Labeo rohita strain BAU-BD-2019 unplaced genomic scaffold, IGBB_LRoh.1.0 scaffold_113, whole genome shotgun sequence genome contains:
- the LOC127157609 gene encoding olfactory receptor 52E4-like, yielding MSSLNASFVQNMSIVRPEYFFIIGLSGIPYSSYYYIFLFIAYLIAVIGNSTVLLIIALQQSLHSPKYIGVFNLALADLGETNAVIPNMMKTFFSDSQYISYNACLANMFFVNCFITVQSATLVVLAFDRFIAICFPLRYHAILNNTVMSLAFIVLWAFNTSLVALSVYLMTRLSFCKSNVVQSFYCDYGPLLRLACNDSSINVFITNLIVAMFLIAPLFIIFLSYLGIFFALSKITTWEARLKALKTCVSHLLLVGVFFIPVICIFIASSVSSLTPNTRVISTSLSFTLPPMLNPIIYVLNTAEIRVLIRKLLKNRTMPIRKNISK